GATGTGTTTTATTGATATAGGTGTTTGGCAGGTttcacaagtttttttttttctttttctccttttatcaggtgttggtgggttattctggAGTGGCCGATTCGGCACCTCGTGTATATGACCTGGTCTATGCATCGTCCCTGGTGAATTCTTGGCTTGGCATTaacgtttgggtgtatttcATATAGTTTATTGGTGAGCTGGGTATTCCATTCATTTTGCCATTTTCCTTTGATGTAGAGATTTATTGATGCTTTTAAGTCGGTTGATGGGATTTTGATGTTCGTTGTATAACTGTACTCTGATATGTTTATAGAGGTCATATAGTGACACTTAAATCTGATTCTGGCGTCAAGGGAATCACTCCTATAGTTTTCATCGATGCAACGCACTTTTCTCTATTTTAGTAGATCTGTGTAGTTTGTGGGATGATGGATGACGGCTACACTGGTATCTATAAACTTTTCTGCTTACTTTTTGGCTACTTTGGAGTTTACACTTTTAGTGCATGGAAATCTATGAGTCAGTGTGGCCTTTAAAATTTCTAATGTAGTAAATGTGCTGCTGGTACCTCATCGTATCGAGTTCAGTGAGCCGTTTCTGCAGAGCCTCCACCTTCCCTTTCATTTCTGACTGCAGATCTTTCTGGCTTTCCTCTGTGTTCTTGCAGCCATTCTCTGTGTTCTGCAACCTGGTGAGTCAGGACAGGTCCAACAATCAAAACACTTTTCAACCACAAAAGTTTCAAGGTACAACTCATCAAATTGTGGATAATTAGCCAATGTAATGACGGAGAACTGTACCTCAGTTCCATCTCTTTCATTGCTGTTTCCATCTCTTTCATCTTCTGTTCCAGTCTCACAGCCTCTTCGTCCTTCCTCTGTACCACTGTGTCAACATCCTTAAACCGCAAAGAGGGGAAGGAAGGAGACCAGTAATTAATCTATGAAAACAATCTAAATATAGCTTGTATTTCAATACTGTTAAAACACTTATCTGCCCCCAAAGTGTATATTATCTGTCACACATGCCATTTGTAACACAAACAAAGAAGGGCacaaaaagctgggacagaggcatgtttaccactgtgtaacATCATCAtccctattaattacacttttaattACACAATCATTTTATTATCGGAAACTATGCACTTCCATACCATGACATTGATTCCTGCACTGTTCACTGATGACAGCCTGGATGAAAGAGAGATGTGAGAATATTGTGGAACTTTTCAATGAATTGCTCTATGGCTTTATCGTTGTGTGGTAAGAGTTCCAGGCTGCGTTTCTTAATGGAGTGGCGGTCAGTgctaagtgacaacagttttcagAAGTATTTCCAAGCAATAGCAAGATAGCTTCTTGTGACCCATCTTTGCTCGCAAAGCCTGAGCAGTGGTGGATACTCTATTTATGCCCAATCATAATACTCACACCGTGTACCAATTCACTGAATGtcatgttgcaggcatcaaattccaaatctgtttatatttgtaaaatacaatcgagctgatcagtgaaaacattaaaaGCTTTCTCTGTACttaatcacagattcttggACTTGTCTGGAAAAACAGGGattgtatttaaatgttttttggtAGAACACAGAATAcagttattatatttttaatatttgtctGAAATTTACCCATTGTTGAAAAAAACCCCAAATGATTCCTTTTTAAATAGTAATTAAAGTTATTTgtcaaaagaaaataaagaaaacctttagataagataagactttattgatccccttagggaaattaactatAATTAACTAAATTTAGTAGTCATAAAGAAAACCTTTGACAAGTTGGGTGTTAAGGACCTTTACTTgactacacagagccctgaactaaatacttttgggataaactggaatgtCAAATGCATACCAGCACCTTCTGGTCCTATATAAGCACCTtatctcacaaatgctctttcagTGAATGGGCTCATATTCCctcacacgcacgcacgcacgcacacacgcacgcacacacacacacacacacacacacacacacacacacacacacacacacacacacacacacacaaaggtctTGTGAAAAGATCACTTTGTGGAATGAAGACATGTAAAAGCTGCAGGAGGTCAACATAATAACCCATTGTTTTGGAATTGGAtctctaacaagctcatggtcgggtgtcgACATTattctggccatatagtgtaggtgtCAGTGTGAAGAAGGACATCTAGCTCATTTATAGCTGGGATAAGTGGAATCAATCAGTGGGACAGCAACAAAACCTCTAAGACTTGAATTAGATTAGATTGAGTCTCAAgtaggtgcttgggtggcacggcGATCTATTACGCTCGAGTCATTTTTCTAGTCATTTCTTGGGGATGTATAAatacatctaaaaaaaaatgctgactaATAGAAtacttttcttttgtctttACTGTTACATGGAGGTTTCTGTAGTGACTATTTGGCCCATTAACCtgtgttttatataatttaagtgtacacaaacacacatagtgTATTACCTGGGCCTTATTAAACATCTGTAGGTTAAGAGTCTTGACCTGATCCAGCTGCTGGCGCAGAGCACCCAGTGTATCCTGTTTCTCATGAATGTCTTTCTCCAGTAGTTTCATGGCGACCTCCATCTCCTGCTTCAGACCCACTTGTAGCTCCAGCTCCTTCTGCAGCTCCTGCAAAGAAACAGACATTACAGAAGATTGACAATACAGtgcatcacaaaagtgagtacacccctcacatttctgcaaatattttattataccttttcatgggacaacactatagaaataaaacttggatataacttagagtagtcagtgtacaacttgtatagcagtgtagatttactgtcttctgaaaataactcaacacacagccattaatgtctaaatggctggcaacataagtgagtacaccccacagtgaacatgtccaaattgtgcccaaagtgtcaatattttgtgtgaccaccattattatccagcattgccttaaccctcctgggcatggaattcaccagagctgcacaggttgctactggaatcctcttccactcctccatgatgacatcacggagctggtggatgttagacaccttgaactcctccaccttccacttgaggatgcgccacaggtgctcaattgggtttagtccatcacctttaccttcagcttcctcggcaaggcagttgtcaccttggaggttgtgtttggggtcgttatcctgttggaaaactgccatgaggcccagttttcgaagggaggggatcatgctctgtttcagaatgtcacagtacatgttggaattcatgtttccctcaatgaactgcagctccccagtgccagcaacactcatgcagccgaagaccatgatgctaccaccaccatgcttgactgtaggcaagatacagttgtcttggtacttctcaccagggcgccgccacacatgctggacaccatctgagccaaacaagtttatcttggtctcgtcagaccacagggcattccagtaatccatgttcttggactgcttgtcttcagcaaactgtttgcgggctttcttgtgcgtcagcttccttctgggatgacgaccatgcagaccgagttgatgcagtgtgcggcgtatggtctgagcactgacaggctgacctcccacgtcttcaacctctgcagcaatgctggcagcactcatgtgtctattttttaaagccaacctctggatatgacgccgaacacgtggactcaacttctttggtcgaccctggcgaagcctgttccgagtggaacctgtcctggaaaaccgctgtatgaccttggccaccatgctgtagctcagtttcagggtgttagcaatcttcttatagcccaggccatctttgtggagagcaacaattttatttctcacatcctcagggagttctttgccatgaggtgccatgttgactatccagtggccagtatgagagaattgtacccaaaacaccaaatttaacagccctgctccccatttacacctgggaccttgacacatgacaccagggagggataacgacacatttgggcacaatttggacatgttcactgtggggtgtactcacttatgttgccagctatttagacattaatggctgtgtgttgagttattttcagaagacagtaaatctacactgctatacaagctgtacactgactacgctaagttatatccaagtttcatgtctatagtgttgtcccatgaaaagatataatgaaatatttgcagaaatgtgaggggtgtactcacttttgtgatacactgtatatgttttattGTAGACATGTTGTAGGTCCATGAATGTTAGTAATACTGAAGATTTGATTGCCTGCATCAcactccaaaacaagttgggacagaggcaaaaaaaaatgttacagtGATTTGAAACATTCAACAATTaccaggtgaattggtaacaggtgaaggaATCATGACTGTGTATAAATGGAAGATCCACCAAGGATCAGATTTTACAAGCAGCGATGGGTTGTGAACTCACCACTTTGTACCACATTTCATAAGAAAACTGTTAGTTTGTTTCAATTTAATATTGCAAATAATTGAGGTTTTTCAACATGTTCTATACATAATATTATATCTATGATATCTAGAAAAATCTTAGTCTGTATAGGGCAAGCAAAGAAACTACTATTGAAATTGTGTGACCTTCAAACCCTCAGATGAAGTTGCATGAGAGACCATCATCCTGCTGTGCTTATTATAGGCACGTGGGTTTGGGAGTACTTCGGGAAACCATTGTTACTTgaagtccaccactgcatcaaaaaatgcAACGTAAAACTCGAGAAGAGTCTGAAGGCCTTGAAAGTCATACACTTTCAACACTGGTTTCCAACTTAGATCAACacactgagatttctccagCTTTTTACAATgttatgtacaggggttggacaaaataactgaaacacctggttttagaccacaataatttattagtatggtgtagggcctccttttgcggccaatacagcgtcaattcgtcttggaaatgacatatacaagtcctgcacagtggtcagagggattttaagccattcttcttgcaggatagtggccaggtcactacgtgatgctggtggaggaaaacgtttcctgactcgcttctccaaaacaccccaaagtggctcaataatatttagatctggtgactgtgcaggccatgggagatgttcaacttcactttcatgttcatcaaaccaatctttcaccagtcttgctgtgtgtattggtgcattgtcatcctgatacacggcaccgccattggatgcacatggtcctccagaatggttcggtagtccttggcagtgacgcgcccatctagcacaagtattgggccaagggaatgccatgatatggcagcccaaaccatcactgatccacccccatgcttcactctgggcatgcaacagtctgggtgatacgcttctttggggcttctccacaccgtaactctcccggatgtggggaaaacagtaaaggtggactcatcagagaacaatacatgtttcacattgtccacagcccaagatttgcgctccttgcaccattgaaaccgacgtttggcattggcacgagtgaccaaaggtttggctatagcagcccggccgtgtatattgaccctgtggagctcccgacggacagttctggtggaaacaggagagttgaggtgcacatttaattctgccgtgatttgggcagccgtggttttatgttttttggatacaatccaggttagcacccgaacatccctttcagacagcttcctcttgcgtccacagttaatcctgttggatgtggtttgtccttcttggtggtatgctgacattaccctggataccgtggctcttgatacatcacaaagacttgctgtcttggtcacagatgcgccagcaagacgtgcaccaacaatttgtcctcttttgaactctggtatgtcacccataatgttgtgtgcattgcaatattttgagcaaaactgtgcttttaccctgctaattgaaccttcacactctgctcttactggtgcaatgtgcaattaatgaagattggccaccagactggtccaatttagccatgaaacctaccacactaaaatgacaggtgtttcagttattttgtccaacccctgtagataccTGCTTACTGTGGAATGTTTCAGAATGATGTAgcttaaatattctataaacttttcattACTTTCGCAACATTTTTCTTGtgtaaacaaattaaatatttcttgattttacaaaatattatcaggttggtcagccaaaacattaaacatcatTTCTTTGTGCTATTGTTCATTAAATAATGTTCACTCCAATTAATGTTAATTAATGTTCACTCCAATGAGCAAATCAGAATGTGCACACTTCTCTGGATATGGGATTGATAAAACAGCATATGTAACTGACCTGCCTAATACGATTTTCCTCCTTGTACTGCTTCCACACTACATTGTACATTTCATCCAGACCCTGTCGTGATTGCTTGTAGGTCTCCAGCTCCACCTGACTGTCTTGCAGAGTCACCTGAATAAATGGTTTAAGAAACAGATTTAACACCCATGATATCCAGCTGGTATCAGCGGTATGAACTggagtgttttgtgtttttgaatTATACCGCCTCTTTTCTTTGGCTGGTCTGAAGGATGTTGTCGTTCTCCTGGCGGAGCTTCTCATGTTCCTCTTTTAGTGAATTGATTCTGTCTGTAGCTGCTGAGAGCTGCAGAGCAcacaaaagtttgaaaataaataatataaaaaaattctaataataCTTTATGAAGACAGAatgagatacagtgtatcacaaaagtgagtacacccctcacatttctgcagatatttaagtatatcttttcatgggacaacactgacaaaatgacactttgacacaatgaaaagtagtctgtgtgcagcttatataacagtgtaaatttattcttccctcaaaataactcaatatacagccattaatgtctaaaccaccggcaacaaaagtgagtacaccccttattgaaagttcctgaagtgtcaatattttgtgtggccatcattatttcccagaactgccttaactctcctgggcatggagtttaccagagcttcacaggttgccactggaatgcttttccactcctccatgacgacatcacggagctggcggatattcgagactttgcgctcctccaccttccgcttgaggatgccccaaagatgttctattgggtttaggtctggagacatgcttggccagtccatcacctttaccctcagcctcttcaataaagcagtggtcgtcttagaggtgtgtttggggtcattatcatgctggaacactgccctgcgacccagtttccggagggaggggatcatgctctgcttcagtatttcacagtacatattggagttaatgtgtccctcaatgaaatgtaactccccaacacctgctgcactcatgcagccccagaccatggcattcccaccaccatgcttgactgtaggcatgacacacttatctttgtactcctcacctgattgccgccacacatgcttgagaccatctgaaccaaacaaattaatcttggtctcatcagaccataggacatggttccagtaatccatgtcctttgttgacatgtcttcagcaaactgtttgcaggctttcttgtgtagagacttcagaagaggcttccttctgaggtgacagccatgcagaccaatttgatgtagtgtgcggcgtatggtctgagcactgacaggctgaccccccaccttttcaatctctgcagcaatgcttacagcactcctgcgcctatctttcaaagacagcagttggatgtgacgctgagcacgtgcactcagcttctttggacgaccaacgtgaggtctgttctgagtggaccctgctcttttaaaacgctggatgatcttggccactgtgctgcagcccagtttcagggtgttggcaatcttcttgtagccttggccatcttcatgtagcgcaacaattcgtcttttaggatcctcagagagttctttgccatgaggtgccatgttggaactttcagtgaccagtatgagagagtgtgagagctgtactactaaattgaacacacctgctccctatgcacacctgagacctagtaacactaacaaatcacatgacattttggagggaaaatgacaagcagtgctcaatttggacatttaggggtgtagtctcttaggggtgtactcacttttgttgccggtggtttagacattaatggctgtatattgagttattttgagggaagaataaatttacactgttatataagctgcacacagactacttttcattgtgtcaaagtgtcattttgtcagtgttgtcccatgaaaagatatacttaaatatctgcagaaatgtgaggggtgtactcacttttgtgatacactgtacataaaatcTGCATACATAAAATGCATACAGACTACAAAACTTAGGAAACCCCTGACCTCCTCTATGAGTTTACAGTTGGTTTTCTCCAGTGAGTCCATCTTGACCTGAAGATCAGTCACTGTGCAGCTCAGATGGCGGTTTAGCTCCTCAATGTAGTGCTTCTGGTCCAGAATTGCGGTTAGTTTGGATTCACTGTCAAgtaaaatagaacaaaaatgaaatgtagtggagtgtatgtgtatgtaacaGTAGGTAACAGTGTATGCATCAATCATACTGATTCTGtctaatttaataaatacaaactgtTCAAAGGTGCAGCTGTGAGGATGACTTATCTAAATAGTTAAATTCAGAACATAGGCTAATGGCAgtgtaggttttttttaattagttttgatCATAAGAGATCATACAGGACTGTACTCACTCTTGTGGGGTCTCAGCTGTCTGTAAGTCCTTTAGGTACAGTGTGAAGTCAATGACGTTCACCTATAACACCCAGATGAGGTTGGTTACCACAAGCACAGTCTAAATCAAACACTGGGACAAAAAGGTCTGCCGCTCTTTTACATCATGTCTCACCTGAGAATCCAGATCTTCTCCTTTGACACACAAATTAGCATCAATGACGTTCAGCCCCACCAGCATACCAACAATCACAGAGCCCTCTTCTTCCATCATCAAAGCTCCTGGCTCGTAAAACTCCCTGAAGACAAAAAGATTAAAATACAAAGTTAAGGGCCCACTTACAGTAGTGTaatgtggtgcagtggtctaatgagctagcccaccactgctgagatctgaagCTCTTGAattaaaatctcagctctgatacTAAGCGGATGGTATTTCTCATTTCTACAGCAATTGTGGCTTctgctgctggctggtcaaaggTGCCTGAACTGAGATGGTGAATACTGGAGACTTTTACTTTGCAATATTGCTTACTGTATGAACCGGACTCGGACAGGTATAAAAAGTGGTTGGCATGAGTCAGGGGTATTAGAACTgtgtctctgtgcacaaagcaaggtctataaagacataaacagCTTgtttggcctgcacagagccctgacctcagcccaactGACAGCTTTGGAATGGATTTGAATTGGAACACCAGTTGATGCttttattatgattaatttTTTGTAAAGAAATTTACTTTAATAAGCTTTTATCTGACCGTATTTGCCTAAGCTCTAAATCACTCGCATCTTTTCACAGTCTAGTGATCTCTCTTCAGTTCTCTCTACAGTATCTCAAATATCaataatcaaatataaaaataaattgattttatgtttttttgcaaGACTTTAGAAggttctttcttctttctcatATTGCATGAGAACTGTCACTTGCTTATCTCTTTAAGTAAGTTCCCCTTTAATTAAGATAGATCCCCTGGCAAACTAATTTACAGATCTGTCTGGGATTAAAACCAGTtatctaaaatattataaataaaacactaaacatttttttaatccCACTGATAAATGGTTTGCACAATAATATGGAACTCTATATATCACtctatatatttaaaatgatatatcCCTTCTAActgatttcagttttttttttcaattgaatTGTGCAGACAGGATAACATTCAAATGACACAAAAAGATCTTATAGCAGAGGCATAGACAACCAGATAATTATAcaatatttgtgattatcttacCCCAACAGGTCTTTTCTGTTTATGAGAACTTTCATGTAATCAGCCATTTTCTTCTGCATGAGGGCCAAATGAAACCAGGCTCGAGCTCGTCCAAGTCCAGTCCTAtgcaaaaataattatttgatttgattggttTTAATGCCTATAACTGACTTAACTGACATATCCTCACGTTATAAAAGAATATTTTACTAAGGGAGCTTTCCTGTAATCTAGGCAACTATAATGATTTGTTTCTCCCATACCTAACCAAATACAGTAGTAGAAAAAGTAAGaatgaaaattaaaatgtactgGGTTTTTAGAAACTCTGAAAATGCTTgccaaagataaaaaaataatagtaatttgattggaaaaaaaaaaacaacagttcgCAGTAGGTACACATGGGACTTGAGACTCACTTGATTCCAGGCATATCTCGCACACTCATGGCAAGATCAGCAGACTCTGGACACAGTTTCTCCACCAATTCCAAGGGAGCCCAGACTGATTTATTATGACCGATAATGGATTTCTTTACTGCATAGGGTTCATTATGCAATAAGAAGGGAAAGGGTTagtttacatacagtacattcttACATAGATCAGGCCAAGTGATCTACCAAAAAGCCAAAACTTTACCTTTTAGACCATGTTTAAGGGAGTGTTCCAGTACAATAAAAAACTGCTGCAGTGGTGGATACTCTGAATCTAACGTTCGGCCTAGGCTGAGTGAAGACTGGATCAGAACTTTTATACTCAGCTTCATCATGCTCAACAAATTGGACCTTTCAACTGTCATTGGATCCTTAATTGCTGAAAAAACAGAGCATAAACACAAGTTCTAAACATGCTACAAGCAAATGGTACACATTGTACAGGACAAGGAAAACAAATAAAGTATCACTACCAAATGTTatgtctaaaatgtatttggtCACTTTGTATAAGTATTTCTAACTGATATTGTAGCTGGGCtatatttagatttaatttaagGAGGCCAGTAAGAAACcagttctttttcttcttcttccagCTGCTTCCATTAGGGGTCGCCATAGAAGATCATTAATCTCCATCTTGCCCTGTCATGTACATCCTCCTCTGTCACACCAACCACCTCCACTTATGCCTTCCACACCTTCTCCTGCCTGTAATCTCCATCCTTAGCATCCTTCTCCCGATAGAACTTTCATCTCTAACCCATTTCGCCATCCATCTACACTATGATTAAACAATTTTAAACCACCTTGGATGATCCTTGCATTATTACCCTTCCACTTGGTTTACTTGTAAACATAGAATGTATATCTTTGTATTACTCTGACTTCTGATCCACATATTAGTTATGACATCGGTTTTTTTTTATGCAGGATgctcttcctgatgcaacccttccTACGTATCCTGGCTTGGGACCTACACTAAGAGAGCACTGATCCGTGCACCACCAATGGCTAggtgagttaaaaaaaaacagttacagCCAGCAACTAAAGGTAAGTATAAAAACTCACAGGTATGAAaattaaacta
The nucleotide sequence above comes from Trichomycterus rosablanca isolate fTriRos1 chromosome 8, fTriRos1.hap1, whole genome shotgun sequence. Encoded proteins:
- the rufy1 gene encoding RUN and FYVE domain-containing protein 1 yields the protein MADEDQNTEVQNNEEKGENSAVTAAEPSHEPNQNHGEQKEKPAESSWSAPILSLARKATETISSAGLRNSFSLYDPVQPKPDSPSNENSSSDSAGLFKPAIKDPMTVERSNLLSMMKLSIKVLIQSSLSLGRTLDSEYPPLQQFFIVLEHSLKHGLKVKKSIIGHNKSVWAPLELVEKLCPESADLAMSVRDMPGIKTGLGRARAWFHLALMQKKMADYMKVLINRKDLLGEFYEPGALMMEEEGSVIVGMLVGLNVIDANLCVKGEDLDSQVNVIDFTLYLKDLQTAETPQDESKLTAILDQKHYIEELNRHLSCTVTDLQVKMDSLEKTNCKLIEELSAATDRINSLKEEHEKLRQENDNILQTSQRKEAVTLQDSQVELETYKQSRQGLDEMYNVVWKQYKEENRIRQELQKELELQVGLKQEMEVAMKLLEKDIHEKQDTLGALRQQLDQVKTLNLQMFNKAQDVDTVVQRKDEEAVRLEQKMKEMETAMKEMELRLQNTENGCKNTEESQKDLQSEMKGKVEALQKRLTELDTMRAGLEAELSKEKEQRQNLQMTLQREQDSSSELRTQLQQLQGLQVELLDLRQEKKQLQQLCEEQEQALQEMGLHLSQSKLKMEDFREVNKALKGQAWLKDDEATQCKQCQKEFSIARRKHHCRNCGDIYCNSCSSNELALPSYPKPVRVCDACHSLLLQRCSSSS